A region of Cellulophaga sp. RHA19 DNA encodes the following proteins:
- a CDS encoding single-stranded DNA-binding protein, whose translation MNALKNRVQLIGNLGNDPEIMNLDGGKKLARFSVATNETYKNAAGEKVTDTQWHNVVAWGKTAEIVEKYITKGKEIALEGKLVNRSYETKEGEKKYITEVNCNEILMLGKG comes from the coding sequence ATGAACGCACTTAAAAACAGAGTACAGTTGATTGGGAACCTTGGTAACGACCCAGAAATTATGAACTTAGATGGCGGTAAAAAATTGGCACGCTTTTCTGTAGCTACTAACGAGACTTACAAAAATGCTGCTGGCGAAAAAGTAACAGATACCCAATGGCACAATGTTGTTGCTTGGGGTAAAACCGCAGAAATTGTAGAAAAATATATTACCAAAGGAAAAGAAATTGCTTTAGAGGGCAAGTTGGTTAACAGGTCTTACGAGACTAAAGAAGGAGAAAAAAAATACATTACAGAGGTTAATTGTAACGAGATTTTAATGCTTGGTAAAGGATAA
- a CDS encoding ATP-binding protein, with protein MSKIYRLSFLGISFVILIILGYSLTDNFDFLLDHFWFTSGLLLLILLSLIDQPHFSKDSNIFVNAITAGISLLIVDESNRDFIFWVFLSIIIYLTVSSYVLLWLRQKSLGLENKLVRLISRLNREIGKPETLFSSFFIWGVYKQFGTGNNQFNGLLLFWAIFIILNIPSLAKSIEDLFAIGKDKSNKLALGQIFGVQSKNTFLVRLYDSSERIVNTRIFDFVEFKYSTDKKIRKGLLLETYLLNQQQWVKVLSNNEIEKIFDENIFENHKSDVVYRIDKIPENDYLKRFVGIVTENSTISKIRFIYNSKIKINEGQLLEVSIQGQKVLYQIIEGITKIEQLENKNQTGLILGEALQLGTWNEDKFQFEQFGWVSEINTPIYIASPIKEPKIENNEYKIGNIPNTNYPVVLNKDTAISHHMAVVGVTGTGKSVFSRNLIRQYLEDENTKVICIDFTGEYIGKFADLDPIKTIDEHLSEQLFKDIDYIEREIGSNYNKDNDNSRKKKKEVSEKINEQVETFLKGDNKLSIFELPHVENTTGVLTYTKTFFRILFHIAKTQNNFGKRICIVLEEAHTIIPEWNFSGVSDKASQPLLNSIAQIALQGRKYNVGLLVIAQRTANVSKTILTQCNTIISFQEFDKTSSDFLSNYFGQEITKSLPKLKFRQAIIAGKALKSNVPMIFEVPNIKEE; from the coding sequence ATGAGCAAAATTTACAGACTATCATTTTTAGGAATTTCATTTGTAATCTTAATTATTTTAGGCTACTCTTTAACTGATAATTTCGATTTTCTTCTAGACCATTTTTGGTTTACTTCTGGATTATTACTGTTAATTCTGCTCTCACTAATTGACCAACCACATTTTTCGAAAGATTCTAACATTTTTGTTAATGCAATAACCGCAGGAATTTCATTACTAATTGTAGACGAAAGCAATCGAGATTTTATTTTTTGGGTTTTTCTTTCAATAATTATTTATTTAACTGTAAGTAGCTATGTTTTATTATGGTTAAGGCAGAAAAGCCTTGGTTTGGAAAATAAATTAGTCCGTTTAATATCAAGATTAAACAGAGAAATTGGAAAACCCGAAACACTTTTTTCAAGCTTTTTCATTTGGGGAGTTTATAAACAATTTGGAACTGGAAATAATCAATTTAATGGACTGTTATTATTTTGGGCAATATTTATTATTTTAAATATTCCATCTTTAGCTAAATCGATTGAAGATTTATTCGCAATTGGAAAAGATAAAAGTAATAAGTTAGCATTAGGACAAATATTTGGTGTACAATCAAAAAACACTTTTTTAGTACGCTTATATGATTCTTCAGAAAGAATTGTAAATACTCGTATTTTCGACTTTGTAGAATTTAAATATTCAACAGATAAAAAGATTAGAAAAGGTTTACTTTTAGAAACCTATCTATTAAATCAACAACAATGGGTTAAAGTTTTATCTAATAATGAAATAGAAAAAATATTTGATGAAAACATTTTTGAAAATCATAAATCAGATGTCGTTTATAGAATAGACAAAATTCCTGAAAATGATTATTTAAAAAGGTTTGTAGGCATTGTAACTGAAAATAGTACTATTTCCAAAATACGTTTCATCTACAATTCTAAAATAAAAATTAATGAAGGACAGCTTTTAGAAGTATCTATTCAAGGTCAAAAAGTTCTTTATCAAATTATCGAAGGAATAACAAAAATTGAACAACTGGAAAACAAAAACCAAACTGGACTTATTTTAGGAGAAGCTTTACAACTTGGTACTTGGAATGAAGATAAGTTTCAATTTGAACAATTCGGTTGGGTTTCTGAAATTAACACACCAATTTATATAGCTTCACCTATTAAAGAACCTAAAATTGAAAATAATGAATATAAAATTGGAAATATACCAAATACGAATTACCCAGTAGTCTTAAATAAAGACACTGCAATATCTCATCATATGGCAGTAGTTGGAGTTACAGGAACAGGTAAATCAGTATTTTCTAGAAACCTTATCCGACAATATTTAGAAGACGAAAACACCAAGGTTATTTGTATTGATTTCACGGGAGAATATATTGGTAAATTTGCAGATTTAGACCCAATAAAAACTATTGATGAACATCTTAGTGAACAATTATTTAAAGATATTGATTATATAGAACGAGAAATAGGAAGCAATTATAATAAAGACAATGATAATTCAAGGAAAAAGAAAAAAGAAGTTTCCGAGAAAATTAACGAACAAGTAGAGACATTCTTAAAAGGAGATAATAAACTTTCTATTTTTGAATTACCTCACGTGGAAAATACAACTGGTGTTTTAACTTACACCAAAACATTTTTTAGAATTTTATTTCATATAGCTAAAACACAAAATAATTTTGGAAAACGAATATGTATAGTTTTAGAAGAAGCTCATACAATTATTCCTGAATGGAATTTTTCTGGAGTATCAGATAAAGCTTCTCAACCTTTACTTAATAGTATTGCACAAATAGCCTTACAAGGACGGAAATATAATGTTGGTTTGTTAGTTATTGCTCAAAGAACAGCAAATGTTTCTAAAACAATTTTAACACAATGTAATACCATAATTTCATTTCAGGAATTTGACAAAACAAGTAGTGATTTTTTATCTAATTATTTCGGTCAAGAAATTACAAAGTCATTACCAAAACTTAAATTTAGACAAGCAATTATTGCAGGAAAGGCATTGAAATCAAACGTTCCTATGATATTTGAAGTTCCGAATATAAAAGAAGAATAA
- a CDS encoding TlpA family protein disulfide reductase: MKNIIKKIQTITFLLLSCFIYAQNNSAFEIEFSGKLYFDNIKDSLKYSKFYSKMDSEISERILTAEKEIVIINKDTILIEQFPKKIGPSKTMYIRNSNINDRLDLNSGKKTKWNNPYITSKYRKINNYKRIPTEDQKIIGEECEAWISKSKNGWNKIWISKVKLENSELEYPDLIINGFLVLKRTKHLNGGGNIDFEAQSINKINISNFKNILGKHLIVDIKTKYSPIDENQKLSDKSIKVGNQVDNFAFRNVFENDLIKLYDITKQKKYTIVEFWGTWCVPCLLANEKIKELKKTYEDNLSIFSINADDRNISKLKKMIEKKEMNWSHGYATEKLLKVFNNKGTYPRLVILNNENQVLFIGNPQVDLDKIKEVLNK; encoded by the coding sequence ATGAAAAACATTATAAAGAAAATTCAAACTATAACATTTTTACTATTAAGTTGTTTTATTTACGCTCAAAACAATTCGGCTTTTGAAATTGAATTCAGTGGAAAACTTTATTTTGACAACATAAAAGATAGCCTCAAGTATTCTAAATTTTACAGCAAAATGGATAGTGAAATTTCAGAGCGTATTCTTACAGCCGAAAAGGAAATTGTAATCATAAATAAGGATACCATATTGATTGAACAGTTTCCGAAAAAAATTGGTCCTTCAAAAACAATGTATATTAGGAATTCTAATATAAACGATAGACTTGATTTAAACTCTGGAAAAAAAACTAAATGGAATAACCCATATATTACATCAAAATATCGTAAAATTAATAATTACAAAAGAATTCCTACTGAAGACCAAAAAATAATAGGAGAGGAATGTGAAGCGTGGATTTCAAAATCTAAAAATGGCTGGAATAAAATTTGGATTTCAAAAGTAAAATTAGAAAATTCAGAATTAGAATACCCAGACTTAATTATTAATGGGTTTTTAGTACTAAAAAGAACTAAACATTTAAATGGAGGTGGAAATATAGATTTTGAGGCTCAGTCAATTAACAAAATAAATATATCTAATTTCAAAAATATTTTGGGAAAACATTTAATAGTTGATATTAAAACAAAATATAGTCCTATTGATGAAAACCAAAAATTATCTGACAAATCAATAAAAGTTGGAAATCAAGTTGACAATTTTGCATTCAGAAATGTATTCGAAAATGACCTTATTAAACTTTATGATATTACTAAACAAAAGAAATATACAATTGTAGAGTTTTGGGGAACTTGGTGCGTACCTTGCTTACTTGCAAATGAAAAAATTAAAGAGTTAAAAAAAACTTATGAAGATAATCTATCAATTTTCTCAATCAACGCCGACGATAGAAATATAAGTAAGTTAAAAAAAATGATTGAGAAAAAAGAAATGAATTGGTCTCACGGTTATGCGACTGAAAAGCTACTGAAAGTTTTTAATAATAAAGGAACTTACCCAAGGTTAGTTATATTGAATAACGAAAATCAAGTTTTGTTTATTGGAAACCCACAAGTTGATTTAGATAAAATAAAAGAAGTATTGAATAAATAA
- a CDS encoding NAD-dependent epimerase/dehydratase family protein, which translates to MKKVLVTGVSGYVGLHAAVELLKNGYAVKGSVRNLSKADELIRLIKKEVEPNGNLEFCELNLLKDEGWMEAMQDCDYVLHIASPYVASEPKDENEIIKPAIDGTQRALNFAKSAGVKRVVLTSSMVAMFGDANKSLNIEQDTWTNPNAKNMSAYVKSKTLAEKSAWDFIETQKGDNKLELVVINPGPIWGPTLSDKLSGESMNIVKDMITGKMPMLAKVRMNMSDVRDIASIHVKALENEKANGQRFVVATENPYSFKEMAQILKANGNDKVSTLEGPNFLLKFMSNFNSDLKGMKPFIGNTYNADVSKTKEVFNWKPISFEKSVLDTVKSVKQRLN; encoded by the coding sequence ATGAAAAAAGTATTAGTAACAGGAGTTTCAGGGTATGTTGGTCTGCACGCAGCAGTGGAATTACTAAAAAATGGATATGCCGTAAAAGGTTCTGTTAGGAACTTATCTAAAGCAGATGAATTAATAAGATTAATTAAAAAAGAAGTTGAACCCAATGGTAATTTAGAGTTTTGTGAGCTTAACCTTTTAAAAGATGAAGGCTGGATGGAAGCAATGCAAGATTGTGACTATGTTTTACATATTGCCTCGCCTTATGTGGCAAGTGAGCCTAAAGATGAAAACGAAATTATAAAACCTGCTATTGACGGTACACAACGTGCTTTAAATTTTGCTAAAAGCGCAGGTGTAAAACGCGTGGTTTTAACTTCTTCTATGGTAGCAATGTTTGGTGATGCAAATAAGTCATTAAACATAGAGCAAGATACTTGGACTAACCCAAATGCTAAAAATATGTCTGCCTATGTAAAAAGTAAAACACTTGCAGAAAAGAGTGCCTGGGATTTTATAGAAACTCAAAAAGGAGATAATAAGTTGGAATTGGTTGTTATTAATCCAGGTCCAATTTGGGGACCAACCTTGTCAGATAAACTCTCTGGTGAATCAATGAATATTGTTAAGGATATGATTACTGGTAAAATGCCAATGCTTGCCAAAGTACGTATGAATATGTCTGATGTAAGAGATATTGCCAGTATACACGTTAAGGCTTTAGAAAATGAGAAGGCAAACGGACAACGATTTGTTGTTGCAACCGAAAATCCATATTCGTTTAAAGAAATGGCTCAAATTCTAAAAGCAAATGGAAACGATAAAGTAAGCACTTTAGAAGGTCCAAATTTCTTATTAAAATTTATGTCTAATTTTAATAGCGATTTAAAAGGTATGAAACCTTTTATTGGGAACACCTATAACGCAGATGTTAGCAAAACAAAAGAAGTATTTAATTGGAAGCCAATTTCTTTTGAAAAATCTGTTTTAGACACGGTTAAATCTGTAAAACAACGTTTAAATTAA
- a CDS encoding winged helix-turn-helix transcriptional regulator, with protein MEHKFRCNCPITSAIDIIGDKWSLVIIKQMLTEKKKTFKDFIESEEAIATNILSSRLKMLEEFKIIVKGKLPENKKTNIYTLTEKGIALTPLIVELSIWSDANLREFHSDLYAGEELKMLRGNKEKFIENIVENYKKNN; from the coding sequence ATGGAACATAAATTTAGATGCAACTGCCCTATTACAAGCGCTATTGATATTATTGGAGATAAATGGTCTTTAGTAATTATTAAGCAAATGTTGACCGAAAAGAAGAAAACATTTAAAGATTTTATTGAGAGCGAAGAAGCTATAGCAACAAATATTTTGTCTTCGAGATTAAAAATGTTAGAAGAATTTAAAATTATAGTAAAAGGAAAACTTCCTGAAAACAAAAAAACAAACATCTATACTTTAACAGAAAAGGGAATTGCACTTACACCATTAATTGTAGAACTATCTATTTGGAGTGATGCTAATCTACGAGAGTTTCATTCTGATTTATATGCAGGTGAAGAGTTAAAAATGTTAAGAGGTAACAAAGAAAAGTTTATTGAAAATATAGTAGAAAATTATAAGAAGAATAATTAG
- a CDS encoding RDD family protein: MKELTFEIIFLAVLILAYFGVYYLSNYLITYELKKKNTNRISNVKTYKTITRRGEEYDYEFPLNPNIDGFWIRFFAKLSDYSIYAGFFYLFNKMFKEINCYPFVIAFLALFIINPIFESLTGKTFGKYIFGMRVIDDFGDNPSFLTSFIKNLLQLFSIVFLILSSSTLLEDEMFFHNKKTFTYTIWNKDKEKILTQLNT; encoded by the coding sequence ATGAAAGAATTGACATTTGAAATAATTTTCTTAGCGGTTTTAATACTCGCGTACTTTGGAGTTTATTACTTATCTAATTATTTGATTACTTATGAGCTAAAAAAGAAAAACACGAATAGAATATCTAACGTTAAGACTTACAAAACAATAACAAGAAGAGGTGAAGAATATGATTATGAATTTCCTCTAAACCCAAATATTGACGGATTTTGGATTAGATTCTTTGCCAAATTATCTGATTATAGTATTTATGCAGGATTCTTCTACTTGTTTAACAAAATGTTTAAGGAAATAAACTGCTATCCTTTTGTAATAGCTTTTCTTGCCTTATTCATTATCAATCCGATTTTTGAATCATTAACTGGTAAAACATTTGGGAAATATATCTTTGGTATGAGAGTAATTGACGATTTTGGAGATAACCCATCATTTTTGACATCATTTATTAAAAACCTATTACAACTTTTTAGTATCGTATTTTTAATACTCTCAAGTTCAACTTTATTGGAAGACGAAATGTTTTTTCATAACAAAAAGACATTTACATACACAATTTGGAACAAAGACAAAGAAAAAATTTTAACGCAATTAAATACCTAA
- a CDS encoding alpha/beta hydrolase family protein: protein MTSNYFSTINNLQTKHTYKNLILLGLLTILVFSIPHISYSQEKKTEQTWELPEIKNSSVVVKTETNYSEVNDTIPIRGTQYMIRVPEAWNGILLNDLDYLQSANSERNLHLLEEGYALSGTKRRPDRFSNYDPAHEIHDIISVLDIFEKTFGKPKHTIQLGCSGGGTITLAMAEIHPDRIDGGIAGCAATSAWMANTHMDALFVLQALIAPKLPIVGLPLKGKRIEEIELSWQKAIKAAQQTPEGRARIALAFTIGQWPAWGAAWMEPFPQPDVNNADELQESMYKCLIKLLPSQKAFGTVMLEQSGGGQLRFNDGVDYTEYYKNGNPDFKKAVEKLYKKANIKLEDELIKINAAPRVKADAEALNYWSSPGRTHIGEPKIPLLRINTTGDGLVYPSMAQGYGELVEEKGYSKLFRQAYVNSWGHCTFSLAEWLAAIETMVQRIENGEWPNTDPKTLNSLGKSLDAESDVRYIDYKPVGKYNRTWSPSVDNFIEKQK from the coding sequence ATGACTTCAAACTATTTTTCAACAATAAATAATTTGCAAACAAAGCATACCTATAAAAACTTAATTCTACTAGGTTTATTGACTATACTAGTTTTTAGCATACCGCATATTTCATATTCCCAAGAAAAGAAGACAGAGCAAACATGGGAACTACCAGAGATAAAAAACTCATCGGTAGTTGTTAAAACTGAAACCAATTATTCAGAAGTAAATGACACTATACCAATTCGTGGAACACAATACATGATTAGAGTTCCAGAAGCATGGAATGGGATTTTATTGAACGATTTGGATTATTTACAGTCTGCCAATTCAGAAAGAAATCTTCATCTTTTGGAAGAAGGATATGCATTATCAGGCACTAAACGCCGTCCAGATAGATTTTCGAATTATGACCCTGCTCACGAAATCCACGACATTATTTCGGTGCTTGATATTTTTGAAAAAACATTTGGAAAGCCAAAACACACAATACAATTGGGTTGTTCTGGTGGTGGCACAATAACTTTGGCTATGGCTGAAATTCATCCTGACCGCATAGACGGAGGAATTGCAGGTTGTGCCGCAACAAGTGCTTGGATGGCAAATACACATATGGACGCCCTATTTGTATTACAAGCTCTAATTGCTCCAAAATTACCTATTGTTGGACTTCCTTTAAAAGGTAAAAGAATAGAAGAAATAGAGTTAAGTTGGCAAAAAGCTATTAAAGCAGCACAACAAACACCAGAGGGGCGTGCACGTATAGCCTTAGCATTTACCATTGGTCAATGGCCTGCATGGGGAGCTGCTTGGATGGAACCTTTTCCCCAACCAGATGTAAACAATGCAGATGAACTTCAAGAAAGTATGTATAAGTGCTTAATAAAATTACTACCATCCCAAAAAGCTTTTGGCACAGTTATGCTAGAGCAATCTGGTGGTGGACAACTAAGGTTTAATGATGGAGTTGATTATACTGAGTATTACAAAAATGGCAATCCTGATTTTAAAAAGGCTGTTGAAAAATTATATAAAAAAGCAAATATAAAGCTGGAAGATGAACTTATAAAAATAAACGCAGCTCCTAGAGTAAAAGCTGATGCAGAAGCATTAAACTACTGGAGTTCCCCAGGACGAACACATATTGGAGAACCTAAAATACCATTATTACGAATAAACACAACTGGCGATGGTTTAGTTTATCCTAGTATGGCACAAGGTTATGGAGAGTTGGTTGAAGAAAAAGGCTATTCCAAGCTTTTTAGACAAGCTTACGTTAATAGTTGGGGACATTGTACTTTTTCTTTAGCTGAATGGTTGGCAGCAATTGAAACAATGGTACAACGAATTGAAAATGGAGAATGGCCAAATACTGACCCTAAAACATTAAATTCTTTGGGAAAATCTTTAGATGCAGAAAGCGATGTTCGTTATATTGATTATAAGCCTGTTGGTAAATACAATAGAACGTGGAGTCCTTCAGTTGATAATTTTATTGAGAAACAAAAATAA
- a CDS encoding WapI family immunity protein: MIFQGTNNQTVELRIIDYQFPKITNCEYDSNWPIIYLNVKSDFGNWQYTDPSLLVKEVLEIIDWLKKIYKNETPKYKCLEFIEPNLAFELINTGVDFNTIRIKFDLESKPQNADDEKDYFVDCNFNNSELNKIIEGLKKELKPYLKRAVK; this comes from the coding sequence ATGATATTTCAAGGAACTAACAACCAAACTGTAGAACTAAGGATAATAGATTATCAGTTTCCTAAAATTACCAATTGTGAATATGACTCTAATTGGCCTATAATTTACTTAAATGTAAAAAGTGATTTTGGTAATTGGCAATACACAGATCCATCCCTGTTAGTAAAGGAAGTTTTAGAAATTATAGATTGGTTAAAAAAAATATATAAAAACGAAACGCCAAAATATAAATGTTTGGAGTTTATTGAGCCAAATTTGGCTTTTGAACTAATAAACACTGGTGTGGACTTTAATACTATTCGCATAAAATTTGATTTGGAATCTAAGCCTCAGAATGCAGATGATGAAAAGGATTATTTTGTGGACTGTAATTTTAATAATTCTGAACTGAACAAAATTATTGAAGGACTAAAAAAAGAATTAAAACCCTATTTAAAAAGAGCTGTCAAATAA
- a CDS encoding T9SS type A sorting domain-containing protein, with amino-acid sequence MKNLLKTKMMICIIILTSLQSVSAQDANQMNKQRRYDEISWLITHNANNNNTDGPQGFFGCLGGRNQGKGIKAQLQDGIRKFMVDIHNVHGELRLKHGSPNMCMMDAKDFNNIIEDWLKNHPLDIITLHVQAGRNLGISGMDDIFYGRRSGYKNMSNYIYNHSTYVSASRPANSGSDTYPTIQEMINSNKRLVIFSETNYNSNIYRYEFTNTVQNPYRAGQVSHLWDTNKFKVDRGIDHKTILTVNHFAGDAPTYNADKNKSREANKDVSKKAVTAWFQFGHRPSVAIDYYNLSNGRSTISQINEVNTFNEVRGRFIDSRNPNSHIKNVTTYLAEYVNGQWKKIKNIEYKGERAKWNLFYSFPARPNDNRALFFEHPNYTFSPSFIKIGDYDGTQSKTYTVNITASQKNTSRSFAANSTLNQLAVYPNPSSNGELTFSYNTDLPKNLTLDLYDLKGQLIKRVTNKTVIGKNELHWNFNSLKGIYILKGKLGEETITKKVVFK; translated from the coding sequence ATGAAAAACCTACTTAAAACAAAAATGATGATATGTATCATTATTTTAACCAGTTTACAAAGTGTTTCTGCACAAGATGCAAACCAAATGAACAAACAGCGCAGATATGATGAAATATCATGGCTTATTACCCACAACGCAAACAATAATAACACAGATGGCCCACAAGGTTTTTTTGGCTGCTTAGGCGGAAGAAATCAAGGAAAAGGTATTAAAGCCCAACTACAAGATGGTATTAGAAAGTTTATGGTAGATATACACAATGTTCATGGCGAATTAAGATTAAAACACGGATCACCAAATATGTGTATGATGGATGCCAAAGACTTTAACAACATTATTGAAGATTGGTTAAAAAATCATCCGTTAGACATTATTACACTACACGTACAAGCCGGCCGTAACTTAGGGATTTCTGGTATGGATGATATTTTTTACGGAAGAAGAAGTGGCTACAAAAATATGTCTAACTACATATACAACCACAGTACTTATGTTAGTGCTAGTAGACCTGCAAATTCTGGTTCAGATACTTACCCTACAATTCAGGAAATGATTAACTCTAATAAAAGACTAGTTATTTTTAGTGAAACCAACTACAATAGTAATATTTACAGATACGAGTTTACAAATACAGTACAAAACCCGTATAGAGCAGGGCAAGTAAGTCATCTTTGGGATACCAATAAGTTTAAGGTAGACAGAGGCATAGACCACAAAACAATACTTACAGTAAACCATTTTGCAGGAGACGCACCAACATACAACGCAGACAAAAATAAATCTAGAGAAGCCAACAAAGATGTAAGCAAAAAAGCGGTAACTGCTTGGTTTCAGTTTGGGCACAGACCTTCGGTTGCTATAGATTATTATAATTTATCTAATGGAAGATCTACCATATCTCAGATTAACGAAGTAAACACTTTTAATGAAGTTAGAGGCAGATTTATTGACTCTAGAAACCCTAATTCTCACATTAAAAATGTGACAACTTATTTAGCCGAATATGTAAATGGTCAATGGAAAAAAATTAAAAACATTGAGTATAAAGGAGAAAGAGCAAAATGGAATTTATTTTACTCTTTTCCTGCAAGACCAAATGACAATAGAGCACTTTTTTTTGAACACCCTAACTATACCTTTTCTCCTAGTTTTATTAAAATTGGAGATTATGATGGTACTCAAAGTAAAACCTACACAGTTAATATTACTGCCAGTCAAAAAAATACATCAAGGTCTTTTGCCGCTAACTCAACATTAAATCAACTGGCTGTATACCCAAATCCATCTTCAAACGGGGAATTAACTTTTAGCTACAACACAGACCTACCTAAAAACTTAACATTAGACTTATATGATTTAAAAGGACAACTCATAAAAAGGGTTACTAATAAAACGGTTATAGGTAAAAATGAACTGCATTGGAACTTTAATAGTTTAAAAGGAATTTATATTCTTAAAGGTAAATTAGGAGAAGAAACAATTACTAAAAAAGTAGTATTTAAATAA
- a CDS encoding Kelch repeat-containing protein, which produces MKFTLLFFLFTIAVNAQNIKGTVLNKETNKPIENVSITIKGESTGTYTNSKGQFALHYSSKIKSTTKLIFSSIGYNKKEVFAEVLKQNNYVVFLLPKVENLKEIIVSSNKKLKRNIGYKKLAEMPFGVSNFGSTIINDKLYVTAGDLSFIEENEKRAIDNSETMSKLVSNLKLNGSWEGYSNKIQIYDFKNNSWEVTKEKLDKKAFHKTVAVNNKLYIFGGKTISPNKKREYLNNKIEILNTATNEIVIDDAYPHQAINFTAVTYHENIIIMGGSTKLLDNGKKLYRNNSYIFNTITGYWHQLTNMLKDKEANGIAANNKVFLIGGFRNGPLKNIESYDLETAKWELEGTLFNGIEKPALAYNNNIIYIFNSKKILTYNTKTNLLKEYKIDIPLKYANMHYLNGKLYILGGSNSFNYKIKTSKEVYSIDLQEFKTTKVAKEKYIS; this is translated from the coding sequence ATGAAATTTACACTCTTATTTTTTTTGTTTACAATAGCGGTAAACGCACAAAACATAAAGGGAACTGTTTTGAACAAGGAAACCAACAAACCTATAGAAAATGTAAGCATAACAATTAAAGGTGAATCTACAGGCACATATACCAACAGTAAAGGGCAATTTGCATTACATTACAGCTCAAAAATAAAATCTACTACCAAACTAATTTTTTCTAGTATTGGCTACAACAAAAAAGAAGTATTTGCCGAGGTACTAAAACAAAATAATTATGTTGTTTTTCTTTTACCCAAAGTAGAAAACTTAAAAGAGATTATAGTTTCTTCTAATAAAAAATTAAAAAGAAATATTGGCTATAAAAAACTAGCAGAAATGCCTTTTGGTGTATCTAACTTTGGATCTACAATTATTAATGATAAGCTGTACGTAACTGCTGGTGATTTATCTTTTATTGAAGAAAATGAAAAAAGAGCTATAGATAATTCTGAAACTATGTCTAAGTTAGTTTCAAACTTAAAACTAAATGGCTCCTGGGAGGGTTATAGTAACAAAATACAGATATATGATTTTAAAAATAATTCTTGGGAAGTTACCAAGGAAAAACTAGATAAAAAGGCATTTCACAAAACAGTTGCTGTCAATAATAAATTATACATTTTTGGAGGTAAAACAATATCTCCAAACAAAAAGAGAGAATATTTAAATAATAAAATTGAAATATTAAATACAGCCACAAATGAGATTGTTATTGATGATGCATACCCACACCAGGCTATAAATTTTACTGCCGTAACCTACCATGAGAATATAATTATAATGGGAGGTTCTACCAAATTATTAGACAACGGAAAAAAATTGTATCGTAACAATTCTTATATATTTAATACCATTACAGGTTACTGGCACCAATTAACAAATATGTTAAAAGACAAAGAAGCTAACGGTATAGCAGCAAATAACAAAGTCTTTTTAATTGGAGGTTTTCGTAACGGACCATTAAAGAATATTGAATCTTACGATTTAGAAACTGCAAAATGGGAGTTAGAAGGAACATTATTTAACGGAATTGAAAAACCTGCACTAGCTTACAACAATAACATTATTTATATTTTCAACTCTAAAAAAATACTTACTTACAACACTAAAACAAATCTTTTAAAGGAGTATAAAATAGATATCCCTTTAAAATATGCCAATATGCATTATTTAAATGGCAAGTTGTATATACTTGGTGGCTCTAATAGTTTTAATTACAAAATAAAGACCTCAAAAGAAGTATATAGTATAGACTTACAAGAGTTTAAAACAACAAAAGTTGCCAAGGAAAAATATATAAGTTAA